A window of the Gammaproteobacteria bacterium genome harbors these coding sequences:
- a CDS encoding tyrosine--tRNA ligase, with product MSQIADALAEIQRGADEILVEKELIEKLKLGRPLRIKLGADPTAPDIHLGHTVILNKMRQFQQLGHEVTFLIGDFTAMVGDPTGKNATRPPLTKEQVLKNAESYTEQVFKILDPEKTKIAFNSTWLEKLGAAGMIKLAANQTVARMLERDDFKKRYNNNQPIAIHEFLYPLLQGYDSVAMETDVELGGTDQKFNLLMGRELQKANGQSPQCVIMMPLLEGLDGVKKMSKSANNYIGINDVPSEMFGKIMSISDVLMWRYFELLSFRPLAEIEGFKADIAAGANPRDIKITLAKEIIARFHSEADAQKAHDDFISRFQKGVIPDDMPEHTLECPEGIAIANLLKNIGLVSSTSEGMRMIKQGAVKIDGEKCSDNKQVIEHGFSGVVQVGKRKFARVTIS from the coding sequence ATGTCGCAAATAGCCGATGCCTTAGCAGAAATACAACGTGGTGCCGACGAAATTCTTGTTGAAAAAGAACTAATCGAGAAGCTCAAACTTGGCCGACCATTACGAATCAAACTGGGTGCTGACCCGACCGCCCCAGATATTCACTTGGGCCATACGGTCATTTTAAATAAGATGCGTCAGTTTCAGCAGCTTGGCCATGAAGTAACATTTTTAATTGGTGACTTTACCGCGATGGTTGGCGACCCTACCGGCAAAAATGCCACCAGACCGCCATTAACCAAAGAACAAGTGCTCAAGAACGCCGAGTCGTATACGGAGCAGGTTTTTAAGATTTTAGATCCGGAAAAAACCAAAATTGCTTTTAACTCTACATGGTTAGAAAAGTTGGGTGCCGCGGGCATGATTAAGTTGGCAGCCAATCAAACCGTCGCCAGAATGTTAGAACGTGATGACTTTAAAAAACGTTATAACAATAATCAACCGATTGCGATCCACGAATTTTTATATCCGTTATTGCAAGGGTATGATTCGGTTGCAATGGAAACTGATGTTGAACTTGGCGGTACCGATCAAAAGTTTAATTTGTTGATGGGACGCGAATTACAAAAAGCCAATGGTCAAAGCCCGCAGTGCGTTATTATGATGCCGCTGCTTGAGGGATTAGATGGCGTTAAAAAGATGTCAAAGTCGGCCAATAATTACATTGGTATTAATGATGTGCCAAGTGAAATGTTTGGTAAAATCATGTCGATTTCTGACGTCTTAATGTGGCGTTATTTTGAGCTGTTAAGCTTTAGGCCTTTGGCTGAAATTGAAGGCTTTAAAGCCGATATTGCGGCAGGTGCAAACCCGCGTGATATTAAAATTACCTTGGCGAAAGAAATCATCGCGCGTTTTCATAGCGAAGCCGATGCTCAAAAAGCTCATGATGATTTTATTTCACGCTTTCAAAAAGGTGTTATCCCCGATGACATGCCTGAGCATACGTTAGAATGTCCAGAGGGCATTGCAATTGCCAATTTGTTAAAAAATATTGGTCTGGTTAGCAGTACCTCTGAAGGCATGCGCATGATCAAGCAAGGCGCGGTTAAAATTGACGGTGAAAAATGCAGTGATAACAAGCAAGTTATCGAGCATGGTTTCAGTGGCGTAGTTCAAGTTGGCAAGCGTAAATTTGCCCGAGTTACCATTAGCTAA